A section of the Mycteria americana isolate JAX WOST 10 ecotype Jacksonville Zoo and Gardens chromosome 19, USCA_MyAme_1.0, whole genome shotgun sequence genome encodes:
- the CLMP gene encoding CXADR-like membrane protein, which produces MSALSILFLASCSVWLSEAQTEFKRVAEENVTLPCHHRLGLLEQGSLDIEWLLHISETVQKAVITYSGGRVYDNLNEEQKGRVSFTSNFLAGDASLQIISLQSSDAGKYICKVKNAGQYEWARITLKVVEKPSKPKCWLEGELLEGKELSLQCRSTSGTAPISYRWQRLNEEDERAEPLPPTSRVNISNPGQVLLKNLTQMSTGLYQCIATNEAGQESCVVQVTVQHAQNIGMIAGSVCGVVVGLSLLFLVVRLTIRRKEKKRYEEEEAPNEIREDAEAPKAHLVKPSSSSSGSRSSRSGSSSTRSTANSASRSQRTLSTEATPHLTPPQYSQRETEGKEIEPKKVDYTNLMKMGATLVMVPAQSRAFQTV; this is translated from the exons CTTCCTGTTCTGTTTGGCTGTCCGAGGCTCAGACTGAATTTAAGAGAGTGGCTGAAGAAAACGTGACTTTGCCCTGTCACCACCGCCTGGGCCTCCTGGAGCAAGGGAGCCTGGATATTGAGTGGCTGCTGCACATTTCCGAAACTGTACAAAAAGCG GTGATCACTTACTCTGGAGGCCGTGTTTATGATAACCTGAATGAGGAACAGAAAGGGCGCGTTTCCTTCACATCCAACTTCCTTGCTGGAGATGCATCCTTACAAATCATATCCCTGCAGTCCAGCGATGCAGGGAAGTACATATGTAAGGTTAAAAATGCTGGGCAGTACGAATGGGCTCGCATCACCCTGAAGGTTGTAG AAAAACCTTCCAAGCCCAAATGCTGGCTAGAAGGGGAGCTGTTGGAAGGAAAGGAACTGTCCTTGCAGTGCCGTTCCACCTCTGGCACTGCACCCATCTCCTACCGATGGCAGCGCCTAAATGAGGAAGACGAGAGAGCTGAACCTCTCCCGCCTACATCAAGAGTCA aCATTTCTAATCCCGGTCAAGTCCTACTGAAGAATCTCACGCAGATGAGCACAGGGTTATACCAATGCATTGCCACCAACGAGGCTGGACAAGAAAGCTGTGTTGTTCAGGTGACAGTGCAGC ATGCACAAAATATCGGCATGATCGCTGGATCAGTTTGTGGCGTGGTGGTGGgactttccctccttttcctggtGGTGAGGCTGACaataaggaggaaagaaaagaagagatatgaggaagaggaggcaccAAATGAAATCAG AGAAGATGCAGAGGCACCCAAGGCCCATCTTGTCAAGCCCAGTTCCTCTTCCTCTGGTTCCAGGAGCTCGCGCTCAGGTTCTTCCTCAACCAGGTCGACAGCCAACAGTGCCTCTCGCAGCCAACGGACTTTGTCAACGGAAGCTACTCCCCATCTAACTCCTCCCCAGTACAGCCAGagggagacagaaggaaaagaaattgagcCAAAGAAAGTCGACTACACTAACTTGATGAAAATGGGAGCGACGCTGGTCATGGTTCCTGCCCAAAGTCGAGCGTTCCAGACTGTGTGA